In Mercenaria mercenaria strain notata chromosome 14, MADL_Memer_1, whole genome shotgun sequence, the following are encoded in one genomic region:
- the LOC123526641 gene encoding uncharacterized protein LOC123526641: MNFVLILLLQTLGAVFGGHILLDRSSTVNKFNRKNNRINFKERSNIREVNDSDGDGYNEINGNTDEKWVVDSIFYEDYQSDSPANNIASLDVCPPVPDVITDDACAQSSCQKDTDCSDGFRCCFTGCSFSCLPEIKPAALVDWRKEPRRSRSGISWLISEPRAVKSSSEAEACSTSPVESDEDPLLCPHGYFCHVTDPGSPKEGIPNSGYCVKHTGEKYSLGEEELVIASALSERKTCKVDNIVLLNGANIELGNKNCRCKKGYLSCKKRLRKTRVKKKTKGVKNKTKPRATNKKNKRGKGKNKRL; encoded by the exons atgaacTTTGTGTTGATTTTATTACTACAGACTTTAGGTGCAGTGTTTGGTGGACACATTTTACTCGACCGCTCTTCGACGGTAAATAAATTTAACAGAAAGAATAACAgaatcaattttaaagaaaggagTAATATTAGGGAAGTCAATGATAGTGATGGAGacggatataatgaaataaatggaaatacAGATGAAAAATGGGTTGTTGATTCG ATATTTTACGAAGATTACCAGTCTGATTCTCCAGCAAATAATATAGCTTCCCTTGATGTGTGTCCTCCTGTTCCGGATGTTATAACAGACGACGCATGCGCACAAAGTTCTtgtcaaaaagatactgattgttCGGATGGATTCAGATGTTGTTTTACCGGATGTTCTTTTTCTTGCCTTCCTGAGATCAAACCAGCCGCAC ttGTGGACTGGCGAAAAGAACCAAGAAGATCAAGATCTG GAATATCCTGGTTGATCAGCGAACCAAGAGCAGTTAAATCCTCATCAGAAG CGGAAGCATGCAGTACAAGTCCTGTAGAGTCGGATGAAGATCCTCTGCTCTGTCCCCATGGATATTTTTGTCACGTGACTGATCCGGGAAGCCCAAAAGAAGGAATACCTAATAGTGGATATTGTGTCAAACATACTGGAGAAAAAT ACTCCCTAGGTGAAGAAGAACTAGTAATTGCGTCGGCATTGTCAGAAAGGAAAACGTGCAAGGTGGACAATATAGTACTATTAAATGGTGCAAACATTGAACTCGGAAATAAAAATtg tcGTTGCAAAAAGGGATATCTTTCTTGCAAGAAAAGATTAAGGAAAACTCGAGTCAAGAAGAAAACAAAAGGTGTTAAGAATAAAACCAAACCACGTGCGACTAATAAGAAAAACAAACGAGGAAAAg GTAAAAACAAACGGTTATGA